The following nucleotide sequence is from Perca flavescens isolate YP-PL-M2 chromosome 20, PFLA_1.0, whole genome shotgun sequence.
CCATCAAAGTCTCTAAACAGCATTGTGCTACTGGGCAGATGAAGTTAATGTCACCCTAGAATAACAGTATCAACgttttttttgattgatttgagATGCATGTATTTGACTAATGCATTCATGTTAATTGCAATTCAGTTTTCCTTCATTTAATCTTCACTTTATACTTGCAGTCATGCACatggaaagacattttcaagCTTAATGAGCAAGAGTCAGGTTGGTGACACTCATCTCAAACACCAACATTATCCAAAAGGCATATATAAATACCATTGACACCTTAGAAAATCACATTAGCAATGGGCTTTTTCTCTGATCCCAGACAATTGCTTTTGGTGTTAATGAATTCACTATTGCATCTGTAGCAGAACACTCTCAGTAACCTTGTTGTAAAACCTGATTATAGTGTATATTTTGCTCCTGTTGGGCATACCAAATTGTTTACTTTTTGGTGAATTCAAAATGTATGTTGGTGAAGTCAAACTATGTCCTCAGTGATTTATGTGGTTGTTTTGCACAGAATTCCCCTGCAGGCAGCGACAAACCGCAATTATGCCTCTGTATCCGAGCTCAGCAGAGAGTATCGTGAGGCAGTACTCAGTGAAACAGACCCTCCTGTGAGTTCATGATTGTACCCCTTGACTGACCATGACCGTCTGGCACTGCTAATGCACGAGAACTGGGCAAAATACAGCCACCATTACCACTgtttacacaaaaacacatgcttGTTTCTGTCATCCTAATGTGTGatactttgttttgtttcctaGTTGTAGTTTTCTGTGTGAAAAGGCTTTGGTGTGAGTGACCCAGTTCAGCGGCAACAGCAGCGGCACAGGGCAATTTTTGTTATCTCCCCTCACCTCTAAACACATTGCAGCACAGCACAGTAGGTAGCTACATCCAATCTCACACTGACCCTGAAAGTCCTATTTTTAGTCAGCTAATAAGGTATCCAGTGAGACTTAAAGTCGATACATTATACCACATACAAGCACAGGGCgattttttaaaacctttttcttTACAATGCAATAAATGTTACATGACTATTAAAACAAATGGTAAAGCTACATTAGCAAGAAATTAAGAGTAGACTCTTTGACAAACACTGATTTACAATTTTACACTGTTACACTTTCTCAGAGTGAAGTTTAATCAAGAGcacttttaaaacaattttaGTGGTGGCCTTTTAGTTTTTGTGGACTTCTATTTCTATCAATAACTGACAGCTGTTGAGACTGAGACCAAATAGGGCAAATGCAAATCAGGGCAGATCCCTTGTTGTTGTGAGACTCAACCCTCCCTCTCCACCTACCCAAAACTATCGCTGTAGGAAATGGCTCCTTCTTATCCAAGTGATTATTGTATGAGTTGAGACTCTGGAGAAATGACCAAGCTGAGCAGCTAGGTCAGCCATGTTTGGATCCTGGATCCTAAAAGTTATAAAGCTGTAAAAAGCAAGCAAGAAAGTGTGTATATACAGAATAAGTTTCATGTTGATGTCACATTATGCGTTGACATGCAGGTTGCATATTAAAACCCTTCACtgactagcctgacaagccagacccacatgaagatgttgggtctgggaactcaccattgacagggctcaatccgaggggcaggataaacggttgtctttcaaattccctctgcacgcaataggatagcgctacaaccaggcagagcaacgaagaaggtagcggagctagttgatagattaaacttttgccttatccggtcggcaaaactccgaacacatcttccttttttaagaatttaaaaattcttttttaattttaatttccgttttttgttcttttctcaaagaaaagcttaactccaagtcttccagaggaccgctgttcccagcagcagcagccataagcccgcccaccgactctatacacgatgtgattgacctgaccagagtttggtttttccagctcgcaagtcaacggagagtgcctaggcctagaattaaatttgctgccgctagggcgcgtctagatttctaggctattcACTGACATCATGTAAAAGAAATCCCTCCATAGGTCAGTTCCATTTAGTTTGAGTTTGGTCacttacaattaaataaaaagttaagTGAAGTTAAGTTACCTGTGATATTTAATCAAGAAAGTTAAATAGTGTTCATAAACTTTTCACTGTCAATATGATATATTGTAATACATTAAACTTCCCAGCAGTATGtaaagtagttaaaattagCCCTACCTCGACCAGATAGAACATTTAAAGGGGAAGAGCGCTACTTTTATACATCAAAGTCCATTTACAGTTCTTGGGGAGTTCTACTGCATATGTGGAAAAAGTTGaataaagccttttgtggctccagagggagctgtgtgGAACTTGATAAATGTCCTCAAGTAACTATtaagtcacttgagtcagtgaCCGATATGTCTGTGGTCaaattgcattgtgggtaatgttgGTGCAAAATTATAGGATTGCAATGCTAAATCAGTGGATGACTCTTTTAACTGCTTACATATTATGAATGCATTGTCATGACAATTCAATAATATACAACTACATTTACTTATACTTCTCTCTAACATGTTGCTGTTAATACCTGATACTGTGAAAtttaaagatctgaatacttcctctaCCAATGTGTATAATCTGAAGGCAGAGTACAATGACAGAATCAAATATAGGACACATGTTGAGTTGCAGAACCCATCCCACTGCAGTGTGCCCCAGCCTGGTCTGATGGCATATGGTGCGATCTGCTCCGCCAATCAGCTCCCAAAGGCCTATTGCTAAAAATGTATCGGTGGAGATATGGGCTTCTATTTACAACTGTAAGCTTTTTGGAGTTCTTTCCAAATCTGACAATTATATGAAGGAGCTGGTGCCACCATGTAGGGGACTGAGCCACTTTTTGGAGGCGTTGTACCCCATTTTTGTGAGACCCTCGCTGTGAATATTGTGTAGGTCACTCAAGTAAAGGGCTGCTCCAAgtagcattacagcacacagcTACCAGGAAGAAGAGGGGAAGAAGTGTATACTTAAATGCACTACATAGATCAGAATTACATTCCCTAAAGGAAAACATGTGACAGGAAATGAGCTAAGTAGCGTTGATGACAGCCGATGCGGTCAGACTCATTTTGGCTTGAGTGGAAGTGGCCGAGTCCATTTGGAGACTGCATGGCCAGATGGGAGATTGACTGCAGGCAGTTATGAGTTATATCAGCACTTTTAAGAGCTGGAACTAGTCCACACTTTGAGGAGGAAAACAGGGAACCGTATAATTGATTTATTAAGCCCTGGCAATGATGCTGCAGTGATACCATTGTGTCAGTCACTGAGGGTTTGTTGCATAATGCATATCATTCTCTCTCTAAACATTCACACCATGCAGCAGCAGTATCACAGATGGCCTCATTTTAACAATTAAAGGGTTACCTGGCAGTATAGATTGCAAACATTGTAATAATCTAGACATGCTACTCTTTGATATGAGGGGAAAAGGACTTAATTAGATGAGCATGAGACTTGATTTATTGCCTCCTGGAGGTAAAagctgtctgagtgtgtgtgtatgtgcgtgcacgcgtgtgcatatgtgtgtgtatgtgtctttactgatatactgtacatgtgaggTTTGAGCACAGAATTAGGGTGATAGCGAGAGGAGGTGACCAGCCTAATTCTGAGTGGGCAaacaagtaataataataataatagcacaCATCAGCACTGATGTGGGTGAAGGCTTGTGGAGCGTGAAAAGGAGAGGTTATTGAGCAGGACAGGCACAGAGTGGAAGTTAGGAAAAAGCATCACTGAAATTCATCACCCTGGCAGCAATATGTGCAATTCAAGGCTGTGGATAATGGCAAAACATTATATATCGTTATgtatataatgtaaatgtaaatgtctgaAATGCAGGGTTGTGGTCGCAGCTGCTGCTTCATTTCAAAACGGCTTTCAAGAGAGTGCAAGAACAGATGATTTATTGGGTAAACACTTCTCACCTCACTATGTATGACTTCCATCAATTATATCAGAAGGTTAACCCCCTTTATCAAAGCTGCATTTAACTCGacagaaaatattgttttgGTCTGTGCGAGAAAGTGCTTTTATCCACTCAAAGGAGCAGTaaacagaataagaaaaagtgTACAGGGGGATTCAGCGCTCCTCAAAGGCTCGAGAAACCCAAtaacactgtttgtgtgtgtgtgtgtgtgtgtgtgtgtgtgtgtgtgtgtgtgtgcttcaagTACAACACCATCTGTCTAACTGTGTCAACTCCTGTGTCAAACTGACAGAACGATAGTTatgtattgtaactccagattctatgagtataggcgcaGCCCTCCAAAGGCTatcgctattgggtttatcccttcgcgcaagcgcagtcgtgaagattttttttcccgCCGTTGTGTCCAGCACGGGCCTCAACTATgtccgcagatactgtatattacataaGGGGAATCGTTGctctgctcccaacatcagcattttcttcagctaatgttattggagcaggtggcccgaacctcatagaatctggagttataATATGTAACTATCATTCTATTTcttataggcttcgccctctagtGGAGCTCTGGTGCCACTAGAATGACCGACAGATTCTCCTCCTGGATGCGTTCCAAGAAGCGAGGGATCAGAAGAACCGGGGGAAAAGTGTATAGAAGGGCTTTGGGCCAGGGTTGGTGGGAGAAAGTTCAAGGAAAACCACAGTGTGCACTGTGTGTTCTCTTGTAAGGCGAACAGATCCACTTCCGCTTTTCCGAACCTGCTCCATAGCTTCTGAACAACAGTTGTGAGAGGGCCCTCCCCTCGACATAAAGTCTGTCACCCGGTTCAAAACCCTGGGGATGTAAACCGCTTTTGAGGGACAACAGATGTCTGTGGGCCCACAGCAGGAGGCTTCTGCTATCTCTAAAAACCAGACATTGGTTTATGTACGCTGCTGCTGTAATGTCTGTACACATGACGACATGCCAACCCGCTACCACTGGGGTGAAGTGCTTTCATACTTTCAGCACTGTGGACAGCTCCAGGCAGTTTATGTGGGGGAGAGTGGGAGGTGGCCATCCCCCTCCCACTAGCTATGATTCGCACATTCCTCCCCAGCCGGTAAGGGATGCGTCCGTGTACACTGTCACGTATGACTTCACTTTGCCCAGGGGAACCCCGGCTGATAGGGTCCGGGGTTTCCCCAATATGCCAGGTCTGACTgtagagaaggagggatggacaGCCTTTGCCACTTGTGGCGTATTGGGTCGACGTACTGATGATGGAACCACCTCTGGTAGTTTTTCTCAGGTCGAGGAGACCCAGGGTGACTACCACGTGACTTGCCAACATCATGCCCAGAAGATGCATCACAGACAGTCGTGTGTGGTGTGTATCAGTAAGCAGGGTACGTGGTTGCTTATGGGCCCAGACCAATCAAGGGCCCGCCTGACTGGAAaatattgattgacagccagGGCCCCCTatcgcattttcattactcgcgACCGGGCCGCAAGATTACGAATCCCACTGtggccatgccaagacccgccctacaaagcagctcgattggttggggttaggcatttcaccatAGTGGGGAAACAAATATCGCGACCGGGCCCTTTCACactgtcaacaaccaatgggtgcgctcCCTCCAGCTCCAAACAGGAAGCAACAAACGGCTAGAGCCCGTGTGGTTTATAATTGCTATGgcgcaagggggtaagctttgcttcacaactcgaacctcctatggtgccattttgatgctacaactATATCACCTctcgttagcattccattgactgccattcattttgacgttaCTTTGACAGCAAacaactttacatctgaagcgtttaaagactctatttgtccattgcttatttctaaagaaacacgacaatgtataaaaggctccattaccttgtatctcacattatggctctgtcgcaacgattgtgtcataaccaagcgacttactgtcgcataatagaggaattaccgtatagtacaggagaagcttgcaggcagtttcgacttacattagctgtttaattactaatgttaactagcattttagttagcaataattagcctgtgcccatgttatctccttacatatacctacgctctccgtctctgcaagattgggaatgattgagatttctcttggcacagctaccagaagacttacaactttcagacagattgctcacgtcacatttacgtcgtctctctcagttggaggctgcgcagtaactcTCAGCCCTCTACGGAAAaatgcttctaatatccttcactggtctcagtccagagcaacgggatctgttggtccattcttatatactgccTATTCTATGGCGCCGTGCCGCGCTACGCGCTAAAGAGGGAGAGGTGCCAATTTTCATCCCTTCTGAAGAGTGTCATCCAACAGGAGTTTTACTGGCGGATAAACGATTTGTAAAGGCAAGAAAGAGGTCGCAAGCAGCGGTAAGAAGTGGTGCTGCAAGAGGACACAGACCTGTACCAATCCTGGAGGAACTTTCATGGTTGAGCAATTTTGTGAAACACAGGCCGACAGAAACAAATGTTGAGGTGAGCTGaacatgtttgttttcattatcCTTGGTTCAATCAGCTGGTGTCTGTCTTTCCATCTGGTGTCTGGGCTGGTTGTAATTTGATCAGCTAGTGTTAAATcagcattatttatttttctaaagcCTAAAGTTTGAATAGCCTAATTAAGGTTTGTTAAACCTGATTGTTGAATTTGACGTGGCCTATATATTAACGTTGATGTTTTTATATCAATCCAGACATGCAGCCCAGCGATCAAGGCTTCACAGATGTGTGGCCCAGCATCTCTAACACTTTGTGGTCCATCAGAGATGGAAGCCTGCGCCACAGATTCCACCGAATTGATGAGGTCCTCCTCACCGTGCCAGTCGACCCCACCACCCCTCGCTATCCCAGTTTCCCACATCGCCCATGCTGTTCCGACAGCGGTGGCATCCGcatcatctctctctgtgtaccCCAAGAAGGAGGAAGAGACGGATGGCACACGACGACTCTGTGGTGGCAGCACATCTGGCATAGCTCAAGGAGCACAGGAAGAAGATGTGGACTGAATTCAAGGAGAGCCAGGAGACGTTTTCACAGCTTGTGACGTCTCCTATGGGATGCTTTTTCAAAGTCCTTGTGGACATAATGGAGAATGTCAATCCACAGGTTCATGAGAGGCTCAAGCAGAAACTGTACCAGATGATGTTTGAGCACACCCAGCAGCTCCCGCGATGAATGTCACATTTCGAATGCAGATTTGAATGCACCTTATTGCTAATGATATACCTTTTATAGTCCTACTATCATTTAGCACATTTTATAAGCCTTCTTTCTTTATATTTTCTACTTTATTGTGTATATTTTAAAGtcattattatattgttatgtTATAGGCGTTATCatattgtttatcttttcattaaTAAACCATGGTTTTACGTAAGCGCTGTCTGCTCTTTTTGTGGTCAAAGACAAGTGGGTAACATTACCCAAGGGAAATGACCTGGCTGAAAAACTAGTGTGACATAATGCTCAAAACGGCATTAAGTTATAAAAACAGATAATTACTAAGTTATTAAGCTAGATACTTACAATCATACACTCTTACAGATATGCCATACACTCTGGAATGTTGATGGCTGACTTGGATACAGTTGCTAATGTGTGCAATTGGTGTAGAATAATAGGCAGCCAAGTGCACATGAGGACATATGATAACTGCTGCCATATACTCTGGAATGTTGATGGCTGACCTGGGTACAGGTGCTAATACTGTATAATGAGAGACATCCTGGTGCACTGGAGGATGCTATTCATATGATAACTGAAAAATATGGGCCACAGTATTGAAACAGATCACCTCAGTATTATATTACGTAGGCtatggcgaaagctctgcgtggagcttCTGCAGAACCATAGTTCTCTCTGCTTAAtatgatctgtgcactgcataagctgattattacaaacacctaatgtgatttagaaatgaatttgttttttaacaaaacatgaaaggtTAAGTAGTGGCcattaaaaagtttaaaactaAATCTAGGTTTACAGTGCTCCCTTTAGCAGTTTTGTGGACTGTTGCATTGCAAACATTGCTAACTGTTGCTCGTAAAGGCTACCCACTTAGTGAGCTGCTGGCTACAAACAAATGTTCCTTTAggatagtcttgcattgcctaTAGAGAGATTGCCATAAAGAACTGTGATGTTAAGGCCCTGACGCACCAACCTGACGGCCGGCCGTCTGCAGAAAAAGCAGTTGGATTGATCAGTCAGCTCCCcgaggtcaaaaaagtgcctcggaacacaccgaagcgacgccaaCTTGAGCGTATGTTCTGcgtgagacgtaatacgtcttcATAACAGCAAGTggcactaatctgtattgttgcccaaaaaatgagaACCAGAaatgacgaacgcgtcacgtgggtctggcttctcccgaatttcaaagccGAGCATTAATGCcagctcgttcagaatacaatctcgtattttacgaaaatagttgaCCGAAACGTGTgaccatgcagttgctgaatctatGTTCATTTTAGATCGACAAAGGTTAGTTTAAAAGACTTTCGTCAGATTTTAAGCAGCGTTTGTCACGCTAACACaagtgcactgattcgctagtcaagggctagcgctccaccaatcagattggtcattgagtccgactgccctccctccgattcaacatgtcaaatcggccaaaattaaGGCGGACGGCCCCTCCGACGGACGACAgaacggaacacaccgaacagacatgagtcactgacctcgccagactgtctgacggccgattatcgagttggtgtgtcagggcctttaaggCCTCGCTTCTACACATGTTCTGGAATAGGCGgggaaaaaaacgctctgggttgtttgcatttctttaaaccaatcacaatcgtcttgggcagtgctaagctcagacgcagcaacggtggctctgcaaaatgttctcggtaaggaacttgttttggtgaaaaaaaccacaaacaatattaaattaaatgtaattgttaatagttcacacaatacagtaacatgacctttttaaattagctggatacctggttaaatgtaatttgctctcatcagtgtatcgccgtgtgtacatTGTCTATAGCAATCCCCACCaattggtcccaaaacgtcccagttagatagcaaatgacataaacatattctcatatcatatcatatcatatcatattccTCCTGATctgctgcctctcagtgaacgcTGGAGGATGCTGACTTAAGAGCAGCTCTGGGTTCCTGCAAAGGCCAATGAGATTTGTTACTGAATAATAAAGCACAAACTTATTGTGCAATGATGCATGCACTTTTATTCACGATTGAGTGTTTCTATTATTGAGTtattttccctttctttctgGGTTCTTTCATATTGCTGTGTCAAGTGTTATTGATGTTGATGTTCCTCCCTCATCACTGAGAACTGTCTCTTTTTGTTTCTCACTCAGAAACTTCTGTGGATAGATGCTTATGCACCCAAATAGTCTGCACTTGTACAGCAGGGgaaactgaaatgaaatgtaaaaagttcagaaattattacatttcatgacatgtcatttagctgacgcttttatccaaagagacttacaattaagtgcgtTCAACCTTGAAAGTGCAAattccagacaacaagtagtaagtgcaagtacatttgatttaaataagtaaaactacaaagagccataatATTATAgatttttaatattatattatatatacacatattattGTCATTCCCCCTTGTTACAAgggaaattgtgttttatactTTGTTAGTTTTTTAAAGGCTGCCACCAAAAAAGAGTCTTCACAGGCAATGTgacctattttatttttaaaagtacaACATTAAATCATAACAATGATTAAATCCTTGCTGTTTATGAGTCTTCATTACCATTTATTGTGATGTTAAGTTCACAGTGATTGTTAATCAAGAGCATATTTCAGCTATTACTGAATTAGTTGCCTATACTATTAGGTTATATTTCTTTTAGAGTATTTCATTTATGAGGAAAGAAATGTTTAGGTGCCACAGTGCTTCTATTTGAGTAACATTTGATTACTTTTTAGTGTTTTAGTCCCATTCTCTCCACTAAGGGGTGCTGCTGGGTTAGAGGCACTGTATTCAATAGAACCAAGACTACAGATCAGTGTGGCCACTTTTATTCCACACATTGTAGAGTGTGGTGATTCATTCATGCAAAACAGAAAACTCTACAACATACAACTCCCCTCAATAATGTAAAACATAGAACTCAGTCAGATGCTGTAGAGTTGTAAATAGTCAATATTTTGTACGTGAGCCATTATTATGGTTTTGTGGAAATTGGTGAG
It contains:
- the LOC114547385 gene encoding uncharacterized protein LOC114547385 — translated: MLLISFTGLSPEQRDLLVHSYILPILWRRAALRAKEGEVPIFIPSEECHPTGVLLADKRFVKARKRSQAAVRSGAARGHRPVPILEELSWLSNFVKHRPTETNVETCSPAIKASQMCGPASLTLCGPSEMEACATDSTELMRSSSPCQSTPPPLAIPVSHIAHAVPTAVASASSLSVYPKKEEETDGTRRLCGGSTSGIAQGAQEEDVD